In Actinoplanes derwentensis, the following proteins share a genomic window:
- a CDS encoding glycine--tRNA ligase, with product MLTMQDALARLTTYWTDQGCLVVQPMNTEVGAGTLNPATFLRVLGPEPWHVVYPEPSVRPDDSRYGENPNRLQTHTQLQVILKPDPGNSQELYLGSLAAIGIDVAAHDVRFVEDNWAAPAVGAWGLGWEVWLDGLEITQFTYFQQVGGLNLDPVSVEITYGIERIIMALQEKTHFKEIEYAPGVSYGEVFGQSEYEMSRYYLDDADVDTNRKLLELYAGEAQRMIDAGLPVPAHTYVLKCSQAFNVLDSRGAVSTSDRATEFARMRRLAGEVARLWVERRTEQGLPLGTVTPREPARPAATVQTSDSERTLVFEIGTEELPPAELRSARDQVKRLLADGLAGTRLGHGDIRVFGTPRRLIAVVTAVAAREEDYVRTVRGPKAQAAYGPDGAPTKALEGFTRGQGVTVADVEVEELGGVPHVVVKKHEAGRAAPTVLADVLATVVTGLRAAKNMRWNDPKLSFSRPVRWLTALWGDDVVPVAVSTLAAGRRTRLLRTAVPPHADVDSAETFIETLGVNGIVADHEDRRELIVVGAQDLVYPDGRIDVNGEAALIDQITDLVEQPLPLLGTFDESYLSLPDAVLTTVMRKHQRYLPVRDADGALLPMFVTVANGPVDVELVRSGNEAVLRARYEDAAFFYRADLATPIAEMKAHLNRLTFTDKLGSMADRAARISALALSIADRLDIGSPVLTRAAELLKFDLGSQLVTEMTSLAGVMARDYALHAGEDRPVAQAVYEAELPRNTGDLLPASVPGALLSLADRLDLVTGLAATVGLPTGSSDPFAVRRAVLGLLAVHRNTPALAGFSLLDGLELAAGAQPVPVSPEIRTAAGEFLAKRLEQVLTEEGQPIDRVRAVLPHAARPALVDVLLGQLATAVTDPGFLSVAAAVQRSRRIVPAGTAAGYDPSVLKEPAELALHEAVSAVPAFTDVSSFVNATQGLVEPVGTFFDEVFVMADDPALRAARLGLLATVRDLGDGLLDWDHLRL from the coding sequence ATGCTCACCATGCAGGACGCACTGGCCCGGTTGACCACGTATTGGACAGATCAGGGCTGCCTGGTCGTCCAGCCGATGAACACCGAGGTCGGCGCCGGCACCCTCAACCCGGCGACCTTCCTGCGGGTACTCGGCCCGGAACCGTGGCACGTCGTCTACCCCGAACCCTCGGTACGCCCCGACGACTCCCGTTACGGCGAGAACCCGAACCGCCTCCAGACCCACACCCAGCTCCAGGTCATCCTCAAACCCGACCCCGGCAACTCGCAGGAGCTCTACCTCGGCAGCCTCGCCGCCATCGGCATCGACGTCGCCGCCCACGACGTGCGTTTCGTCGAGGACAACTGGGCCGCCCCCGCCGTCGGCGCTTGGGGACTGGGCTGGGAAGTCTGGCTGGACGGGCTGGAGATCACCCAGTTCACCTACTTCCAGCAGGTCGGCGGGCTCAACCTCGACCCGGTCAGCGTGGAGATCACCTACGGCATCGAGCGCATCATCATGGCGCTGCAGGAGAAGACCCACTTCAAGGAGATCGAGTACGCCCCCGGCGTCAGTTACGGCGAAGTCTTCGGCCAGTCCGAGTACGAGATGTCGCGCTACTACCTCGACGACGCCGACGTCGACACCAACCGGAAACTGCTGGAACTCTACGCCGGTGAAGCCCAGCGCATGATCGACGCGGGACTGCCGGTACCCGCCCACACCTACGTCCTCAAATGCTCGCAAGCCTTCAACGTGCTCGACTCCCGCGGCGCCGTCTCCACCTCCGACCGGGCCACCGAGTTCGCCCGGATGCGACGCCTCGCCGGCGAGGTCGCCCGGCTCTGGGTGGAACGCCGCACCGAACAGGGCCTGCCCCTCGGCACCGTCACCCCACGGGAACCGGCCCGGCCCGCCGCCACCGTCCAGACCAGTGACAGTGAACGCACCCTGGTCTTCGAGATCGGCACCGAAGAACTGCCGCCGGCCGAACTCCGCTCCGCCCGCGACCAGGTGAAACGACTCCTCGCCGACGGGCTCGCAGGCACCCGCCTCGGCCACGGCGACATCCGCGTCTTCGGCACCCCACGCCGGCTCATCGCCGTCGTCACCGCGGTCGCCGCCCGCGAAGAAGACTACGTGCGCACCGTCCGCGGACCCAAAGCCCAAGCGGCGTACGGCCCCGACGGCGCCCCGACGAAAGCCCTCGAAGGCTTCACCCGTGGACAAGGGGTGACAGTCGCCGATGTCGAGGTCGAGGAGCTCGGCGGCGTACCCCACGTGGTGGTCAAGAAACACGAAGCCGGGCGCGCGGCACCCACCGTGCTCGCCGACGTGCTCGCGACTGTCGTCACCGGGCTGCGCGCCGCCAAGAACATGCGGTGGAACGACCCGAAACTGTCCTTCAGCAGGCCGGTCCGCTGGCTGACCGCGCTCTGGGGCGACGACGTCGTGCCGGTGGCCGTCTCCACCCTCGCCGCCGGGCGCCGCACCCGGCTGCTGCGCACCGCCGTGCCGCCGCACGCCGACGTCGACTCGGCCGAGACCTTCATCGAGACCCTCGGCGTCAACGGGATCGTCGCCGACCACGAGGACCGGCGGGAACTGATCGTCGTCGGCGCGCAGGACCTCGTCTACCCGGACGGCCGGATCGACGTCAACGGCGAGGCCGCGCTCATCGACCAGATCACCGACCTGGTGGAACAGCCGTTGCCGCTGCTCGGCACCTTCGACGAGAGTTACCTGTCGCTGCCGGACGCGGTCCTCACCACCGTCATGCGCAAACACCAGCGTTACCTTCCGGTGCGCGACGCGGACGGGGCTCTGCTGCCGATGTTCGTCACCGTCGCCAACGGGCCCGTCGACGTGGAACTCGTGCGCTCCGGAAACGAAGCGGTGCTGCGGGCCCGTTACGAGGACGCGGCCTTCTTCTACCGCGCCGACCTCGCGACCCCGATCGCCGAGATGAAAGCCCACCTGAACCGCCTCACCTTCACTGACAAGCTCGGCTCGATGGCCGACCGGGCCGCCCGCATCTCGGCCCTTGCACTGTCTATCGCCGACCGCCTCGACATCGGTTCACCCGTTCTCACCCGAGCCGCCGAACTGCTGAAATTCGACCTCGGCTCGCAGCTCGTCACCGAGATGACCAGCCTCGCCGGAGTGATGGCACGCGACTACGCACTGCACGCCGGCGAGGACCGGCCGGTGGCGCAGGCCGTCTACGAGGCGGAACTGCCCCGCAACACCGGCGACCTGCTGCCGGCCTCGGTCCCCGGCGCGCTGCTGTCGCTGGCCGACCGCCTCGACCTGGTCACCGGCCTGGCCGCCACCGTCGGGCTGCCCACCGGTTCCAGCGACCCCTTCGCGGTCCGGCGCGCCGTCCTCGGCCTGCTCGCGGTGCACCGCAACACCCCGGCCCTCGCCGGGTTCTCGCTGCTCGACGGTCTCGAACTGGCCGCCGGCGCCCAGCCCGTGCCGGTCTCCCCCGAGATCCGCACCGCCGCCGGCGAGTTCCTCGCCAAACGCCTGGAGCAGGTGCTCACCGAAGAAGGCCAGCCCATCGACCGGGTACGGGCGGTGCTGCCCCACGCGGCCCGTCCCGCCCTCGTCGACGTGCTGCTCGGCCAGCTGGCCACCGCGGTCACCGACCCGGGCTTCCTGTCCGTCGCGGCGGCCGTCCAGCGCTCCCGGCGGATCGTGCCGGCGGGCACCGCGGCCGGCTACGACCCGTCGGTCCTCAAGGAACCGGCCGAACTGGCACTGCACGAAGCCGTCAGTGCGGTACCCGCCTTCACCGACGTCTCGTCCTTCGTCAACGCCACCCAAGGCCTGGTCGAGCCGGTCGGAACGTTCTTCGACGAGGTTTTCGTGATGGCCGACGACCCGGCGCTGCGAGCCGCCCGTCTGGGGCTGCTCGCCACCGTCCGCGACCTCGGCGACGGGCTCCTCGACTGGGACCACCTGCGGCTCTAG